Proteins encoded in a region of the Psychromicrobium lacuslunae genome:
- a CDS encoding alpha/beta fold hydrolase: MNPAQHRLGQTHSREEHLYREHWFSVPLDHQKPEGETIEVFAREVSRHDAPEAPWIVYFQGGPGHRADRPLAPSGWLKEALKDYRVLLLDQRGTGLSSPINQQTLPLRGDTQQQANYLSFFRADSIVADAEAIRFALNSEPWSILGQSFGGFCSLSYLSFYPEGLREVFITAGLGPLQGHPDQVYRATYQRTAARNDEYFERYPEDQPLAQRIAQHLSQVIELLPTGERLSAHRFQMLGSFLGGNSRIDGLHYLLEDAFVETPAGLRLSDAFLAQVSSIVSYAQNPLYAVLHEACYGQGAASNWSAARIAAERGDFAPDSIPFRFTGEAIMPWYFDEDPALQPLQEVAELIAQKDDWPDLYDLDQLAHNQVPVAATAYFDDIYVDHGLAVQTARAVQGLQLWETGEYHHDGLRADGEKIFATLRGLLRNGSPG, from the coding sequence ATGAATCCAGCACAGCACCGACTAGGTCAAACACACAGCAGAGAAGAGCATCTTTACCGAGAGCATTGGTTTTCGGTGCCACTGGATCATCAAAAACCAGAGGGTGAGACAATCGAGGTCTTTGCCAGGGAAGTCTCGCGCCACGATGCCCCCGAAGCACCGTGGATTGTCTATTTCCAAGGCGGCCCAGGGCATCGAGCTGACCGCCCGCTGGCCCCTAGCGGCTGGCTCAAAGAAGCCCTCAAGGACTACCGGGTGCTGCTTCTCGACCAGCGCGGCACCGGGCTCTCATCCCCGATCAATCAGCAGACGCTGCCGCTACGTGGCGATACTCAGCAGCAGGCCAACTATCTCAGTTTTTTCCGCGCGGACTCGATTGTCGCGGATGCCGAGGCAATTAGGTTCGCACTCAACAGCGAACCTTGGTCGATTCTTGGCCAGAGCTTCGGAGGTTTCTGCTCACTGAGTTACCTTTCCTTCTACCCGGAAGGGCTCCGCGAGGTTTTCATCACCGCTGGCCTAGGCCCACTGCAGGGGCACCCCGACCAGGTCTATAGGGCCACCTATCAGCGCACCGCTGCTCGGAACGATGAGTATTTTGAACGTTATCCGGAAGATCAGCCATTGGCCCAGCGGATCGCGCAACACCTGAGTCAGGTCATCGAGCTGCTTCCCACCGGGGAACGGCTCAGCGCACACCGTTTTCAAATGCTCGGCTCCTTTCTCGGCGGAAACAGCAGGATTGATGGGCTGCATTACCTGCTGGAAGACGCCTTTGTAGAAACCCCGGCCGGACTTAGGCTTTCAGATGCCTTCCTGGCCCAGGTCTCCTCGATCGTTTCCTACGCACAGAACCCGCTCTACGCTGTGCTGCATGAGGCTTGCTATGGGCAAGGCGCAGCAAGCAACTGGTCGGCGGCTCGGATTGCGGCTGAACGCGGCGATTTCGCTCCGGACTCCATCCCGTTTAGATTTACCGGTGAGGCGATTATGCCCTGGTATTTTGACGAGGATCCGGCTTTGCAACCGCTTCAGGAAGTAGCCGAATTGATCGCCCAAAAAGACGACTGGCCTGATCTTTATGATCTAGACCAGCTCGCCCATAACCAGGTCCCGGTTGCTGCCACCGCCTACTTCGATGACATCTACGTCGATCACGGCCTAGCGGTGCAGACCGCCCGGGCAGTACAAGGTCTGCAACTTTGGGAAACTGGCGAATACCACCACGACGGTCTGCGGGCTGATGGCGAGAAGATTTTCGCTACTCTACGGGGGCTGTTGCGAAACGGGTCGCCCGGCTGA
- a CDS encoding DEAD/DEAH box helicase, with protein sequence MNLLDQLPAASADDIYQDFVDWTLDRGIELYPAQEEAVMELASGSNVILATPTGSGKSLVAVAAHFVALAAGQRSYYTAPIKALVSEKFFALIEIFGAQNVGMVTGDSAVNQDAPIICCTAEILANIALREGAAAELGVVVMDEFHYYADPQRGWAWQVPLLELPQAQFLLMSATLGDVSSFETELTERTSRPTATVTSVERPIPLNFYYVETPVHETLEELLSTHQAPIYVVHFSQAEAIERAQTLMSINMCSKEEKLQIAELIAQFRFSAGFGKTLSRLVRHGIGVHHAGMLPKYRRLVEQLAQAGLLKVICGTDTLGVGINVPIRTVLFTALSKYDGVRTRVLQAREFHQIAGRAGRAGFDTAGTVVVQAPEHVVENVRAMAKAQAKFGDDQKKLRQVVRKKPPEGFVSWGEPTFNRLVEAEPEPLTSSFTVSHAMLLNLLERPGNPFVAARRLLTENRESRSKQLGLIRKALGILRELLTAGVLERIPAEEQGSDGRTLRLTVHLQMNFALNQPLSPFALASLELLDPESPSYAYDVVSVIESTLENPRQILSAQLKYARSEAVAAMKADGVDYDARMTVLDELSYPQPLGELLRQAFDTYRKAAPWLGDFEVAPKSIVRDMIERAMNFGEFVRFYSLSRSEGIVLRYLADAYRALRQTVPSNALTEDLSDLIAWLGETVRQVDSSLIDEWEALASGTGEDIAELEGATDSLSTAPPALSKNERAFRVMVRNELFRRVELASRDDYQGLGELDAEAGWDADRWADALQDYWDEYDELPADSAARGPALFVLSGTDSRTWSVRQIIDDPAGNHDWSITATVDLDASDEEGYAVLRLTNFGSG encoded by the coding sequence ATGAACCTTCTCGATCAGCTCCCGGCCGCCTCGGCCGACGATATCTATCAGGACTTCGTCGACTGGACCCTGGACCGAGGCATCGAGCTCTACCCGGCACAAGAAGAAGCCGTGATGGAACTGGCCAGTGGCAGCAATGTCATCCTGGCCACCCCGACCGGCTCCGGGAAGTCTCTGGTGGCGGTAGCCGCGCACTTTGTGGCCCTAGCCGCTGGTCAACGAAGCTATTACACCGCCCCGATCAAGGCCTTGGTCTCGGAAAAATTCTTCGCGCTCATCGAGATCTTCGGTGCGCAGAATGTCGGCATGGTGACCGGCGACTCCGCGGTTAATCAGGACGCCCCGATCATCTGCTGCACCGCCGAGATCCTGGCGAATATTGCGCTACGAGAGGGAGCGGCTGCTGAGTTGGGCGTGGTGGTGATGGATGAGTTCCATTACTACGCCGACCCACAACGTGGCTGGGCTTGGCAGGTCCCACTGCTCGAACTCCCGCAAGCCCAGTTCTTACTGATGAGCGCCACGCTGGGGGATGTGAGCAGCTTCGAAACAGAGCTCACCGAACGCACCTCTCGGCCTACCGCCACGGTAACCTCGGTGGAACGCCCCATTCCGCTGAACTTCTACTACGTGGAAACACCGGTGCACGAGACTCTTGAGGAGCTGCTGAGCACCCATCAGGCCCCTATTTACGTGGTGCATTTCAGCCAGGCCGAGGCGATTGAACGTGCTCAAACCTTAATGAGCATCAATATGTGCTCTAAAGAGGAGAAGCTGCAGATCGCCGAGCTGATTGCTCAGTTCCGTTTCTCGGCCGGCTTCGGCAAAACTCTCAGCCGATTGGTCCGGCACGGCATTGGCGTGCATCATGCAGGCATGCTGCCAAAGTACCGACGGCTCGTCGAACAACTAGCACAGGCTGGTCTGCTCAAAGTGATTTGCGGCACCGATACGCTGGGCGTCGGTATAAATGTGCCAATCCGCACGGTGCTTTTCACCGCGCTCAGTAAGTACGACGGGGTACGCACCCGGGTGCTGCAGGCTCGGGAATTTCATCAGATCGCTGGCCGCGCCGGTCGGGCTGGCTTCGATACCGCCGGAACTGTCGTGGTGCAGGCACCGGAACACGTGGTGGAGAATGTGCGTGCAATGGCCAAAGCACAGGCCAAGTTTGGCGACGATCAGAAGAAACTACGCCAAGTGGTGAGAAAGAAACCACCAGAAGGTTTTGTCTCCTGGGGAGAACCAACCTTCAACCGCTTAGTGGAGGCCGAGCCGGAGCCGCTGACCTCAAGTTTCACGGTCAGCCACGCCATGCTGCTCAATTTGCTCGAGCGGCCTGGCAATCCCTTCGTCGCGGCCCGGCGGTTACTCACCGAGAACCGCGAGTCCCGCAGTAAGCAGCTCGGACTGATCCGAAAGGCCCTCGGCATTCTGCGGGAATTGTTGACTGCGGGTGTGCTGGAACGAATTCCTGCCGAGGAACAAGGCAGTGACGGCCGGACCTTACGGCTTACCGTGCATTTACAAATGAATTTTGCACTCAATCAGCCGCTCTCCCCTTTCGCGTTAGCGTCCTTAGAGCTCCTCGACCCCGAGTCACCGAGTTACGCTTACGACGTCGTCTCAGTGATCGAATCCACCCTGGAAAACCCGCGCCAGATCCTCTCGGCGCAGCTCAAATATGCCCGTTCAGAGGCCGTTGCCGCGATGAAAGCCGACGGCGTTGACTACGACGCCCGGATGACGGTACTTGATGAATTGAGTTATCCGCAACCCTTGGGCGAGCTCCTCAGGCAGGCTTTCGACACTTACCGCAAAGCTGCACCCTGGCTTGGTGACTTCGAGGTCGCTCCGAAGTCGATCGTCAGGGACATGATTGAGCGTGCGATGAACTTCGGCGAGTTCGTGCGCTTCTACTCGCTGTCCCGCAGCGAAGGCATTGTGCTGCGCTACTTGGCGGACGCTTATCGTGCGCTGCGGCAAACAGTACCGAGCAACGCTTTGACCGAGGACCTTTCGGATCTGATTGCGTGGCTCGGTGAGACCGTGCGTCAAGTTGATTCGAGTTTGATCGATGAATGGGAGGCGCTGGCCTCCGGCACGGGCGAGGACATTGCTGAACTGGAAGGAGCCACCGACTCGCTCAGCACGGCGCCACCTGCGCTGAGCAAAAACGAACGCGCCTTCCGGGTGATGGTACGCAACGAGCTATTCCGCCGGGTGGAACTGGCCTCCAGAGATGATTACCAGGGCTTGGGCGAATTGGATGCCGAAGCGGGGTGGGACGCCGACCGCTGGGCCGACGCACTCCAGGATTACTGGGATGAATACGATGAACTCCCCGCTGATTCGGCGGCCCGCGGCCCAGCGCTCTTCGTGCTCAGCGGCACTGACAGCAGGACCTGGTCGGTGCGACAGATTATCGATGATCCGGCCGGGAATCACGACTGGTCAATCACCGCGACAGTTGATCTCGATGCTTCAGACGAAGAGGGCTACGCGGTGCTGCGGTTAACTAACTTCGGCTCGGGCTAG
- a CDS encoding winged helix-turn-helix domain-containing protein produces MNVAKETPEVIELTDVAAMRVLAHPTRLRLLGMLRTNGPQTAALLGEIVDEAPGTVSYHLGKLASVGLIEEAPEESADKRERWWRSRHQFTSWKPAELLNDPAGLAAATAMHRVIVQHYASLMNSYLDVLPELSPDWVAAAASSDHSLELTAAELAELRDELDQVVGKFQARSDQRGQSSETETVTVIYQAFRTP; encoded by the coding sequence ATGAACGTTGCCAAGGAGACTCCGGAAGTCATCGAGTTAACAGATGTTGCGGCGATGCGCGTACTAGCCCATCCAACTCGTTTGCGCTTGCTCGGGATGCTCCGGACTAACGGTCCGCAGACCGCGGCATTGCTCGGTGAGATTGTCGATGAAGCTCCAGGCACGGTGAGCTATCACCTGGGCAAACTGGCCTCGGTGGGCTTGATCGAAGAAGCGCCGGAGGAGAGTGCCGATAAACGTGAACGTTGGTGGCGCTCGCGACATCAGTTCACCAGTTGGAAGCCCGCTGAATTACTCAATGATCCCGCTGGTCTGGCCGCAGCCACTGCCATGCACCGGGTGATCGTGCAGCACTACGCCAGCTTGATGAACAGCTATCTGGATGTCTTGCCGGAGTTATCCCCGGATTGGGTAGCGGCTGCGGCGAGTTCTGATCATAGTCTGGAACTGACTGCTGCCGAGCTGGCGGAGCTGCGCGACGAGCTGGATCAAGTGGTCGGCAAATTCCAGGCCCGTAGCGATCAGCGTGGGCAAAGCAGCGAGACCGAAACAGTCACCGTGATCTACCAAGCCTTTCGCACCCCATGA
- a CDS encoding TerC family protein — MTELPLAFEIGTFVVLGLILLFDLLLVLKRPHEPSMKEAGLWIAFYVGLALIFAVLMFVFTGVEHGSQFIAGWITEYSLSIDNLFVFIIILARFGVPRKYQQEALMVGIILALVLRGIFILIGAAVIENLSWVFYIFGLFLLYTAWQQARDSGEDEGHAGDNALIRKIRSVLPMSQDFDGAKVRTVVDGRKVWTPMLIVFIALGLTDLLFAVDSIPAIFGLTKEPFIVFTANIFALMGLRQLYFLLGGLLTRLVFLKHALSIILGFIGVKLILHAMHVNELPFINGGKGIEWAPEIPTWLSLLVIVATILIATVASLWVSRGKVDAGLQQAGELSKIDEQEKPQA, encoded by the coding sequence GTGACCGAGCTACCTCTTGCCTTTGAAATTGGAACCTTCGTGGTTCTCGGGCTTATTCTGCTCTTCGACCTGCTGTTAGTCCTGAAGAGACCACATGAACCATCGATGAAGGAAGCCGGTCTGTGGATCGCCTTCTACGTCGGACTGGCGCTGATTTTTGCCGTTTTGATGTTTGTCTTCACAGGTGTTGAACATGGCTCACAGTTCATCGCCGGCTGGATCACCGAATACAGTCTGAGCATCGATAACCTCTTCGTCTTCATCATTATCTTGGCGCGCTTCGGAGTGCCCAGAAAGTATCAGCAAGAAGCCCTCATGGTGGGCATTATTTTGGCGCTGGTACTGCGCGGCATCTTCATTCTGATAGGCGCTGCGGTGATCGAGAACCTCAGCTGGGTTTTCTACATCTTCGGCCTCTTCCTGCTCTATACTGCTTGGCAGCAGGCCCGTGATTCAGGCGAGGACGAGGGGCATGCGGGCGACAACGCGTTGATCCGCAAAATCCGTTCAGTGTTGCCGATGTCGCAAGATTTCGACGGCGCGAAGGTCCGCACCGTGGTTGATGGCCGAAAGGTCTGGACCCCGATGCTGATCGTGTTCATCGCCCTGGGCCTGACCGATTTGCTGTTCGCCGTTGACTCGATTCCGGCGATCTTCGGGCTGACCAAGGAACCGTTCATTGTCTTCACCGCCAATATCTTCGCCTTGATGGGGCTCCGCCAGCTGTACTTCTTGCTGGGCGGTTTGCTTACTCGCCTGGTCTTCCTGAAGCACGCGCTGTCGATCATTCTCGGCTTTATTGGCGTCAAGCTGATTCTGCACGCCATGCACGTGAACGAGTTGCCCTTCATCAACGGTGGTAAGGGAATCGAGTGGGCACCGGAGATCCCCACTTGGCTTTCATTGCTGGTGATTGTTGCCACCATTCTGATCGCCACCGTAGCGAGCCTATGGGTTTCTCGGGGTAAGGTCGATGCCGGTCTGCAGCAAGCCGGCGAGCTATCCAAAATAGACGAGCAGGAAAAGCCTCAAGCCTAG
- a CDS encoding MFS transporter, translating into MSGFNDGSVPENESLSAPLIAVQRRTVGVLAGAQLLGGVGNGAALSIGSLLAVDLSGSEAWAGSITTVLTLAAAFTALPMATLAARRGRRISLVSCLSIALLGAVLMILAASLRSFPLLLLGGIAMGLSTTANLQSRFAATDLASPQHRGRDLSIVVWATTVGAVTGPNLVKAGAQLGSFFGLPEMAGPFLFSAAALLCAITLLSLALRPDPLRLAQRSQALTARSAATPSAVGGWPGRSLRTGLAAIRTSPRALMALLAVIGSHVVMVSVMSMTPLHLQQLDAHSAMGHHGTDVLAVIGFSISLHIAGMFALSPLFGWLSDRFGRLQVIAAGQLLLLGSAAIAGFGQQDSTSVTVGLVLLGLGWSASTIAGATLLSESVAPESRVLTQGVSDTLMGFTAAIGSILAGLALAYWGYSGLNLIAALLVLAVLLWLALVSRATRFATAPVE; encoded by the coding sequence GTGTCTGGGTTCAATGATGGTTCGGTTCCGGAAAACGAGTCGTTGAGTGCTCCGCTAATCGCCGTGCAACGCCGCACCGTTGGGGTGCTGGCTGGCGCTCAGCTACTTGGCGGCGTCGGCAATGGCGCAGCGCTTTCCATTGGCTCGCTGCTCGCTGTCGATTTGAGCGGTTCCGAGGCCTGGGCTGGCTCGATCACCACCGTGCTGACCCTTGCCGCTGCCTTTACCGCGCTGCCGATGGCGACTCTGGCCGCCCGGCGTGGTCGGCGGATTTCGCTGGTCAGCTGCCTCAGTATCGCCCTGTTAGGGGCTGTGCTGATGATCCTGGCTGCCTCGCTGCGTTCTTTCCCGCTGTTACTGTTGGGCGGTATTGCGATGGGGCTGAGCACCACGGCTAACTTGCAGTCGAGGTTTGCGGCCACCGATCTGGCATCCCCGCAGCATCGCGGTCGGGATCTTTCCATTGTGGTCTGGGCGACCACTGTCGGGGCGGTGACTGGACCGAATCTGGTCAAAGCCGGAGCGCAACTCGGCAGCTTTTTCGGGCTACCTGAAATGGCTGGCCCCTTCTTGTTTTCAGCCGCCGCACTACTCTGCGCGATTACCTTGCTCAGTCTTGCGCTACGCCCCGATCCGTTGCGGTTGGCGCAACGCAGCCAGGCCTTGACTGCGCGGAGCGCGGCCACGCCGAGTGCTGTCGGTGGCTGGCCCGGTCGTTCCTTAAGGACCGGGCTCGCCGCCATTCGAACCTCGCCCAGAGCGCTGATGGCGTTGCTGGCGGTGATCGGTTCGCACGTCGTGATGGTCTCGGTGATGTCAATGACGCCCCTGCATCTGCAACAGCTGGACGCACATTCGGCGATGGGCCATCACGGCACTGACGTGCTGGCCGTGATTGGTTTCAGCATTTCGCTGCACATCGCTGGCATGTTCGCGCTATCGCCGCTCTTTGGCTGGCTGAGCGACCGTTTCGGCAGACTTCAGGTTATTGCCGCCGGACAGCTGTTACTGCTGGGCTCTGCTGCTATTGCAGGTTTTGGGCAGCAAGACAGCACCTCGGTAACCGTTGGCCTGGTGTTGCTGGGCCTGGGCTGGTCGGCTTCGACCATTGCCGGGGCGACGCTATTGAGCGAAAGCGTCGCCCCGGAAAGTCGGGTACTCACCCAGGGGGTGTCAGACACCCTGATGGGGTTTACCGCGGCGATTGGCAGCATTCTGGCTGGTCTGGCCTTGGCCTATTGGGGTTACAGCGGACTGAACCTGATCGCCGCACTGCTGGTGCTGGCGGTTTTGCTCTGGCTGGCCTTGGTCAGCCGGGCGACCCGTTTCGCAACAGCCCCCGTAGAGTAG
- a CDS encoding GNAT family N-acetyltransferase, which yields MSIRPAARTDVPVILELIHDLAIYEKEPNAVKTTEAMLEAALFGDSAKVFAHIAENQHGVQGFALWFLNYSTWEGVHGIYLEDLYVRPEARGGGHGKALLKNLASIAIEQGYARVEWSVLKWNTPSIDFYRSLGAAPMAEWDTFRLTGKALENFGAQA from the coding sequence ATGAGTATTCGCCCCGCCGCTCGCACCGATGTGCCCGTCATTCTCGAACTGATCCATGATCTGGCGATCTATGAAAAGGAGCCGAACGCCGTCAAAACCACCGAAGCCATGCTCGAAGCCGCCTTGTTCGGCGACTCCGCAAAAGTTTTCGCACATATCGCCGAGAACCAGCATGGCGTTCAGGGCTTCGCTTTGTGGTTCCTGAACTACTCCACCTGGGAAGGCGTTCACGGCATCTATCTCGAGGACCTCTACGTTCGTCCCGAGGCGCGAGGTGGTGGCCACGGCAAGGCGTTATTGAAAAATCTGGCCAGCATTGCCATCGAGCAAGGCTACGCTCGGGTCGAATGGAGCGTCTTGAAGTGGAATACGCCCTCAATTGATTTCTATCGTTCGCTGGGGGCTGCCCCGATGGCAGAATGGGACACCTTCCGTTTGACCGGGAAGGCTCTTGAAAACTTCGGAGCACAGGCATGA
- a CDS encoding SRPBCC domain-containing protein has translation MTEALSITRTVQIQASQQKVWQALTEADLIAQWFGNHATIDLRPGGAMWLRWDEYDAEGRAEVVEVSPISRFSFRWERTPQTGPLREDNLTLVVFELSEQDGGTSLTVTESEWEKLALSETEIRSAMEDNRGGWVGELNDLIAFLEK, from the coding sequence ATGACAGAAGCACTTTCGATTACCCGCACAGTACAGATCCAGGCCAGCCAGCAGAAGGTCTGGCAAGCGCTCACCGAAGCCGATTTGATCGCCCAGTGGTTCGGCAACCACGCCACCATCGACTTGCGGCCGGGCGGCGCAATGTGGCTCCGCTGGGACGAGTACGACGCCGAGGGGCGCGCCGAAGTGGTCGAGGTCTCGCCGATCAGCCGCTTTTCGTTCCGCTGGGAACGCACCCCGCAAACCGGCCCACTCCGCGAGGACAACCTGACCCTGGTGGTGTTCGAGTTGAGTGAGCAGGATGGCGGCACGTCCTTGACCGTGACTGAATCCGAATGGGAAAAGCTCGCGCTCAGTGAGACCGAAATTCGCTCGGCAATGGAAGATAACCGCGGTGGCTGGGTTGGCGAGCTTAACGATTTGATCGCTTTCCTGGAAAAGTAG
- a CDS encoding ArsR/SmtB family transcription factor, which yields MRTDLVSRCAALGDANRWQILELLGSQSLSASALAATLPISRQAIAKHLAILTEVGLVNSQRFGKELRYTALGAELSKLAALLEQSGQEWDRRLAAIKRIAESL from the coding sequence GTGCGCACCGACCTGGTCAGCCGTTGTGCCGCCCTGGGAGACGCCAATCGCTGGCAGATTCTGGAGTTATTAGGCAGCCAGAGCCTTTCCGCCTCGGCACTCGCTGCAACTCTGCCGATTAGTCGGCAGGCAATAGCAAAACATCTCGCAATCCTCACCGAAGTTGGCCTGGTCAACAGTCAGCGATTTGGCAAGGAACTCCGCTACACCGCGCTCGGCGCAGAACTTTCGAAATTAGCTGCATTGCTGGAGCAAAGCGGTCAGGAATGGGATCGCAGACTAGCGGCAATCAAGCGGATTGCCGAAAGCCTCTGA
- a CDS encoding MFS transporter: MNYQNAAKHRSKRSLVGLLSAHAVSQIGNVVTLFAVPFYVLSSGGGGVEVGLAAAFAAIPVVIGGPLGGVISDRIGYRNASIAADLTSGITVLAIPLLALTVGLPFWALLALVFLSGLLDTPGQTARRVLLPELSAAGNIRLERSVGFIDGMERLASMLGAPLAGLLVAGLGATNTLFVNAVSFAVSALLTWTIVHPVTASTSKNPPEQVARSSYWAELADGFRFVKDSPLLLALTVLVLLTNFFDAARMSTLMPLYAQQELGGAAALGLILSVFGGGALLGSILFGFLAHRLPRRLTFVLCFTLAGGPSIAFFAANLPLEWLVVGCAVSGLAAGSLNPILGTVQLELVPPGMRGRVFGLSQAGAWAGMPLGAFIAGLAADTFSLTLCFLVIGVSYTVVTLSPLAIPSFRKMEAKDLAKARLARAEVS; the protein is encoded by the coding sequence ATGAACTACCAGAACGCTGCGAAACATCGAAGCAAACGGAGCCTGGTCGGTCTACTTTCGGCGCACGCGGTATCTCAAATCGGCAATGTAGTCACCCTCTTTGCTGTGCCCTTCTATGTGTTGTCCAGTGGTGGGGGAGGCGTGGAAGTTGGCCTGGCGGCCGCGTTCGCCGCCATCCCAGTGGTCATCGGAGGCCCGCTCGGCGGTGTGATTTCGGACCGGATTGGCTATCGAAATGCCAGCATTGCCGCGGACCTGACCAGTGGGATCACCGTGTTAGCGATCCCACTCCTGGCGTTGACCGTCGGGCTACCGTTCTGGGCTTTACTCGCTCTGGTTTTTCTTAGCGGCCTCTTGGACACACCAGGGCAGACGGCACGCCGTGTGCTATTGCCAGAACTGTCCGCGGCCGGCAATATCAGGTTGGAACGATCCGTAGGATTTATCGACGGTATGGAGCGCTTGGCCAGCATGTTAGGCGCTCCCTTAGCCGGACTATTAGTGGCAGGATTGGGTGCGACGAATACGCTCTTCGTCAATGCGGTGAGTTTCGCCGTCTCGGCTTTGTTGACCTGGACAATAGTTCATCCGGTAACAGCAAGTACCTCGAAAAATCCTCCTGAGCAGGTAGCCCGTTCTAGTTACTGGGCGGAGCTAGCCGATGGCTTTCGTTTTGTGAAGGACAGTCCTTTGCTGCTGGCTCTGACCGTGTTGGTGCTGCTTACCAACTTTTTCGATGCCGCCCGGATGTCTACGCTGATGCCGCTCTATGCCCAGCAGGAACTCGGTGGCGCGGCCGCACTAGGGTTAATTCTCTCGGTCTTTGGCGGCGGAGCACTTCTTGGCTCTATCCTCTTCGGATTCCTCGCCCATCGGCTGCCTCGGAGACTGACTTTTGTGCTGTGCTTCACGCTGGCCGGCGGACCGTCTATCGCGTTTTTTGCCGCAAATCTTCCGCTGGAGTGGCTAGTTGTGGGCTGCGCAGTATCCGGGCTGGCGGCCGGTTCGCTCAATCCGATCCTGGGCACGGTGCAGTTAGAGCTGGTGCCGCCAGGGATGCGCGGCAGGGTTTTCGGGCTCAGCCAGGCTGGGGCCTGGGCGGGCATGCCGCTTGGTGCTTTTATCGCCGGCTTGGCCGCCGATACTTTCAGCCTCACCCTATGTTTCCTAGTGATCGGGGTGAGCTATACCGTGGTGACCCTCTCCCCGCTGGCTATCCCTAGCTTCCGAAAGATGGAGGCGAAGGATCTGGCCAAGGCGAGGCTAGCCCGAGCCGAAGTTAGTTAA